A window of the Lactuca sativa cultivar Salinas chromosome 5, Lsat_Salinas_v11, whole genome shotgun sequence genome harbors these coding sequences:
- the LOC111881849 gene encoding 36.4 kDa proline-rich protein, whose protein sequence is MHRVKMESSKQLTALLLISMFFISSAAPIALDCVPCGDKPPHHHNKPPKSPKPPTGKPPTTHPPVVKPPKTHPPVVKPPVVRPPITLPPIVRPPVVTPPIVKPPVVTPPITLPPVVTPPITLPPIVKPPITLPPVVNPPSTKPGTPCPPPPFVPAPAATCPIDALKLGACVDLLGGLIHIGLGDPVVNKCCPILAGLVELEAAVCLCTTLKLKLLNINIYLPLALQLLVTCGKTPPPGYTCSI, encoded by the coding sequence ATGCATAGAGTGAAAATGGAGTCTTCTAAGCAGCTCACTGCTCTTCTCTTAATCTCCATGTTTTTCATCTCTTCTGCCGCACCAATTGCTCTTGATTGTGTACCCTGCGGCGATAAACCCCCTCACCACCATAATAAACCACCCAAATCCCCCAAACCACCTACCGGTAAACCACCAACCACCCATCCTCCCGTTGTCAAACCACCAAAAACCCACCCGCCAGTCGTCAAGCCACCAGTTGTAAGACCACCAATCACCCTCCCACCGATCGTCAGACCACCAGTTGTAACCCCACCCATCGTCAAACCACCAGTTGTAACCCCACCAATAACCCTTCCACCAGTTGTAACACCACCAATCACCCTTCCACCCATCGTTAAACCACCAATTACCCTCCCACCAGTAGTGAACCCACCATCTACGAAGCCAGGAACTCCATGCCCACCACCACCGTTTGTTCCTGCGCCAGCGGCCACCTGCCCCATTGACGCACTGAAGCTTGGAGCTTGTGTGGATCTTTTAGGTGGATTGATTCATATCGGGTTGGGTGACCCTGTGGTGAACAAATGTTGCCCAATTCTTGCTGGGCTAGTGGAGCTTGAGGCTGCCGTATGCTTATGTACAACACTAAAGCTTAAGTTATTGAATATCAACATATATCTGCCACTTGCTCTTCAGTTGCTTGTTACTTGTGGCAAGACTCCTCCTCCTGGTTACACTTGTTCTATTTAA